A genomic region of Pseudomonas migulae contains the following coding sequences:
- the rpoS gene encoding RNA polymerase sigma factor RpoS: MALSKEVPEFDIDDEVLLMETGIGTDSMSNDEGAAPPSVRAKSKHSASLKQHKYIDYTRALDATQLYLNEIGFSPLLSPEEEVHFARLSQSGDPAGRKRMIESNLRLVVKIARRYVNRGLSLLDLIEEGNLGLIRAVEKFDPERGFRFSTYATWWIRQTIERAIMNQTRTIRLPIHVVKELNVYLRAARELTQKLDHEPSPEEIANLLEKPVGEVKRMLGLNERVSSVDVSLGPDSDKTLLDTLTDDRPTDPCELLQDDDLSQSIDQWLSELTDKQREVVIRRFGLRGHESSTLEDVGLEIGLTRERVRQIQVEGLKRLREILEKNGLSSESLFQ, from the coding sequence ATGGCTCTCAGTAAAGAAGTGCCGGAGTTTGACATCGACGATGAGGTTCTCCTGATGGAGACCGGCATCGGTACGGATTCGATGTCGAATGATGAAGGGGCTGCTCCACCTTCCGTTCGTGCCAAATCCAAACACTCCGCCTCGTTAAAGCAACACAAGTACATCGATTACACGCGTGCGCTCGATGCCACGCAGTTGTACCTCAATGAAATCGGCTTTTCCCCTCTGCTGTCCCCCGAAGAAGAAGTTCACTTTGCACGCTTGTCGCAAAGTGGCGATCCGGCCGGGCGCAAACGCATGATTGAAAGCAACCTGCGGCTGGTGGTGAAAATCGCCCGACGCTATGTCAATCGTGGCTTGTCGCTGCTGGACCTGATCGAAGAGGGCAACCTCGGGCTGATCCGGGCGGTAGAGAAGTTCGACCCCGAACGTGGCTTCCGCTTTTCGACCTACGCAACCTGGTGGATTCGTCAGACCATCGAGCGCGCGATCATGAATCAGACCCGGACCATCCGGTTGCCGATCCATGTGGTCAAAGAGCTCAACGTGTACCTGAGGGCCGCACGGGAGCTGACGCAAAAACTCGATCATGAACCCTCACCCGAAGAAATCGCCAACCTGCTGGAAAAACCGGTGGGCGAGGTCAAGCGCATGCTCGGCCTGAACGAGCGGGTTTCTTCGGTCGACGTCTCGCTGGGTCCGGATTCGGATAAAACCCTGCTGGACACCCTTACCGATGACCGTCCAACCGATCCGTGTGAACTGCTACAGGACGACGACCTGTCCCAGAGCATCGATCAATGGCTCTCGGAACTGACCGACAAGCAGCGCGAGGTGGTGATACGCCGCTTCGGTCTGCGCGGTCATGAGAGCAGCACGCTGGAAGACGTAGGCCTGGAAATTGGCCTGACCCGCGAACGCGTCAGACAGATCCAGGTGGAAGGCCTGAAACGTCTGCGGGAGATTCTGGAGAAGAATGGTCTGTCCAGCGAGTCGCTGTTTCAATAA
- a CDS encoding phage holin family protein: MTNEQQALLDMPIWLVIVLAVMGGVSGEMWRADKEGARGWSLLRRLALRSGACMICGVSAIMLLYAAGMSIWAAGAFGCLTAMAGADVAIGLYERWAAKRIGVCEVPPRDSRPDQ, from the coding sequence ATGACAAACGAGCAACAAGCGTTGCTGGACATGCCGATCTGGCTGGTCATCGTGCTCGCCGTGATGGGCGGGGTGTCTGGCGAAATGTGGCGTGCCGACAAGGAGGGCGCCCGCGGCTGGTCATTGCTGCGGCGCCTGGCCTTGCGCTCCGGGGCCTGCATGATCTGCGGGGTCTCGGCCATCATGCTGCTGTACGCCGCCGGCATGTCGATCTGGGCGGCCGGTGCATTCGGTTGCCTCACGGCAATGGCCGGCGCCGACGTCGCCATCGGCCTTTACGAGCGATGGGCAGCCAAGCGGATCGGCGTGTGCGAAGTACCGCCGCGGGATTCCCGCCCGGATCAATAA
- the mutS gene encoding DNA mismatch repair protein MutS: MNKALTDLSSHTPMMQQYWRLKNQHPDQLMFYRMGDFYEIFYEDAKKAAKLLDITLTARGQSAGQAIPMCGIPYHAAEGYLAKLVKLGESVVICEQVGDPATSKGPVDRQVVRIITPGTVSDEALLDERRDNLIAAVLGDERLFGLAVLDITSGNFTVLEIKGWENLLAELERVNPVELMIPDDWPKDLPAEKRRGVRRRAPWDFERDSALKSLCQQFSTQDLKGFGCENLTLAIGAAGCLLSYAKETQRTALPHLRSLRHERLDDTVVLDGASRRNLELDTNLAGGRDNTLQSVVDRCQTAMGSRLLTRWLNRPLRDLKVLLSRQTSITCLLDGYRFEKLQPQLKEIGDIERILARIGLRNARPRDLARLRDALGALPELQMAMTELEAPHIIQLAKTTSTYPELAALLEKAIIDNPPAVIRDGGVLKTGYDSELDDLQSLSENAGQFLIDLEAREKARTGLSHLKVGYNRIHGYFIELPSKQAESAPADYIRRQTLKGAERFITPELKAFEDKALSAKSRALAREKMLYEALLEDLIAQLPPLQDTAAALAELDVLSNLAERALNLDLNCPRFVDEPCMRISQGRHPVVEQVLTTPFVANDLSLDDSTRMLVITGPNMGGKSTYMRQTALIVLLAHIGSFVPAASCELSLVDRIFTRIGSSDDLAGGRSTFMVEMSETANILHNATERSLVLMDEVGRGTSTFDGLSLAWAAAERLAHLRAYTLFATHYFELTVLPEAQPLVANVHLNATEHKERIVFLHHVLPGPASQSYGLAVAQLAGVPSEVIVRAREHLGRLEATALPHEVPKPAKGKPAAPQQSDMFASLPHPVLDELAKLDLDDLTPRRALEMLYTLKTRI, from the coding sequence ATGAATAAAGCACTCACCGATCTGTCCTCGCACACGCCAATGATGCAGCAGTACTGGCGCCTGAAGAACCAGCACCCCGACCAGCTGATGTTCTACCGCATGGGTGACTTCTACGAGATCTTCTACGAAGACGCGAAGAAGGCCGCCAAGTTGCTGGACATCACCCTGACCGCCCGTGGGCAGTCGGCCGGTCAGGCGATTCCGATGTGTGGGATTCCTTACCACGCCGCGGAAGGTTACCTGGCGAAACTGGTGAAGCTCGGCGAATCGGTGGTGATCTGTGAGCAGGTTGGCGATCCGGCGACCAGCAAGGGGCCGGTGGATCGTCAGGTGGTGCGGATTATCACGCCGGGCACCGTCAGCGATGAAGCGCTGCTGGATGAGCGTCGGGATAACCTGATCGCGGCGGTGCTGGGTGACGAGCGCCTGTTCGGGCTGGCGGTGCTGGACATCACCAGCGGCAACTTCACCGTGCTGGAGATCAAGGGCTGGGAAAACCTGCTGGCGGAACTGGAGCGGGTCAATCCGGTGGAGCTGATGATCCCGGATGACTGGCCGAAGGATTTGCCGGCGGAGAAACGCCGTGGGGTTCGTCGTCGTGCGCCGTGGGATTTCGAGCGCGACTCGGCGCTGAAAAGTTTGTGCCAGCAATTCTCGACCCAGGACCTGAAAGGTTTCGGTTGCGAGAACCTGACCCTGGCCATCGGCGCCGCCGGTTGCCTGCTCAGCTACGCCAAGGAAACCCAGCGCACCGCCCTACCCCATTTGCGCAGCCTGCGCCATGAACGCCTGGACGACACCGTCGTGCTGGATGGCGCGAGCCGTCGCAACCTGGAACTGGACACCAACCTCGCCGGCGGTCGCGATAACACCCTGCAATCGGTGGTCGATCGCTGCCAGACCGCGATGGGCAGTCGCCTGCTGACCCGCTGGCTGAACCGCCCGCTGCGGGATCTGAAGGTTTTGCTGTCACGCCAGACCTCGATCACTTGCCTGCTCGACGGCTACCGTTTCGAAAAGCTGCAACCGCAGCTCAAGGAAATCGGCGACATCGAGCGGATTCTGGCGCGGATCGGTTTGCGCAATGCCCGTCCTCGCGACCTCGCTCGCCTGCGCGATGCTCTCGGTGCACTGCCTGAATTGCAAATGGCAATGACCGAGCTGGAAGCGCCGCACATCATTCAACTGGCCAAGACCACCAGCACCTACCCGGAACTGGCGGCACTGCTGGAAAAAGCCATCATCGACAACCCGCCTGCGGTAATCCGCGATGGCGGCGTGTTGAAAACCGGTTACGACAGCGAACTCGACGACCTGCAATCCCTGAGCGAAAACGCCGGGCAGTTCCTGATCGATCTGGAAGCACGGGAAAAGGCCCGCACCGGCCTGTCGCACCTGAAGGTCGGTTACAACCGCATTCATGGCTACTTCATCGAGTTGCCGAGCAAGCAGGCCGAATCGGCGCCGGCCGACTACATCCGCCGCCAGACGCTGAAAGGCGCCGAGCGTTTCATCACGCCGGAACTCAAGGCGTTCGAGGACAAGGCACTGTCGGCCAAGAGCCGCGCCCTGGCTCGCGAAAAGATGCTATACGAAGCGCTGCTCGAAGACCTGATCGCCCAGTTGCCACCGCTGCAAGACACCGCCGCGGCACTGGCCGAACTGGACGTGCTGAGCAACCTCGCCGAACGCGCATTGAATCTCGATCTGAATTGCCCCCGCTTCGTCGACGAGCCCTGCATGCGCATCAGCCAGGGTCGTCACCCGGTGGTCGAGCAAGTGCTGACCACGCCGTTCGTGGCCAATGACCTGAGCCTCGACGACAGCACCCGCATGCTGGTGATCACCGGTCCGAACATGGGCGGTAAATCCACCTACATGCGTCAGACCGCTTTGATCGTGTTGCTGGCGCACATCGGCAGCTTCGTACCGGCGGCCAGTTGCGAATTGTCGCTGGTGGACCGGATCTTCACCCGGATCGGTTCCAGCGATGACCTGGCCGGTGGACGCTCGACCTTCATGGTCGAAATGAGCGAAACCGCCAACATTCTGCACAACGCCACCGAACGCAGCCTGGTGCTGATGGACGAAGTCGGTCGCGGCACCAGCACCTTCGACGGTCTGTCCCTGGCCTGGGCCGCGGCCGAACGCCTGGCGCACCTGCGGGCTTACACCTTGTTTGCCACGCACTACTTTGAGCTGACAGTGCTGCCGGAAGCCCAGCCGCTGGTGGCCAACGTGCACCTCAACGCCACCGAGCACAAAGAGCGCATCGTGTTCCTGCACCACGTGCTGCCAGGGCCTGCCAGCCAGAGTTATGGCCTGGCCGTTGCGCAATTGGCCGGCGTGCCGAGCGAAGTGATTGTGCGCGCTCGCGAGCACCTGGGTCGGCTGGAAGCCACCGCGCTGCCCCATGAAGTGCCGAAGCCCGCCAAAGGCAAACCGGCCGCGCCGCAACAGAGCGACATGTTCGCCAGCCTGCCGCATCCGGTGCTCGATGAACTGGCCAAACTGGACCTGGATGACCTGACGCCGCGTCGCGCGCTCGAAATGCTCTATACACTAAAGACACGGATCTAA
- a CDS encoding phage tail protein I: MSDQTPRPSLLPSNSSPLEKALDLGFGTLLDRITPPFPELMNPTATPSAFLPYLAADRGVSEWSSEAAEAEKRLTVELAWPTARQAGTRQALENAAKGLRLMPEVRAWYEQTPPGQPYSFSVRAFTEQPYSEEIDARLDRRLADAKSERDILSVSVGLSAFGSHVIGAATVCGELTTVYPIVIEGLEASGQAFMAAGLYAVETSTIYPQGA, translated from the coding sequence ATGAGTGATCAAACACCTCGTCCCAGCCTGCTTCCGTCCAACAGCTCACCGCTGGAAAAAGCACTGGATCTCGGTTTCGGCACGTTGCTTGATCGCATCACGCCGCCGTTCCCCGAGCTGATGAACCCGACAGCGACGCCCTCGGCGTTTCTGCCGTATCTCGCGGCCGATCGAGGTGTCAGCGAATGGAGCTCCGAGGCGGCCGAGGCGGAAAAGCGTTTGACGGTTGAACTCGCCTGGCCCACGGCGCGACAGGCCGGGACGCGACAGGCGCTGGAAAACGCCGCGAAAGGATTGCGGTTGATGCCTGAAGTGCGGGCCTGGTACGAGCAGACGCCACCGGGTCAGCCTTACAGCTTTTCCGTCAGGGCGTTTACCGAGCAGCCCTACAGCGAAGAAATCGACGCCCGTCTCGACCGACGCCTGGCGGACGCCAAAAGCGAGCGCGACATTCTGTCGGTGTCCGTTGGCTTGAGCGCGTTCGGCAGCCACGTCATCGGCGCGGCGACGGTGTGCGGCGAACTCACCACGGTGTATCCGATTGTCATCGAAGGGCTCGAAGCCTCGGGTCAGGCCTTTATGGCTGCCGGGCTCTACGCCGTTGAAACATCCACTATTTATCCTCAGGGGGCCTGA
- a CDS encoding baseplate J/gp47 family protein → MSMLIPGQNQLAEPSIVTVEAFEELLAEFKTFVVEYVGARSPETAAKLKASLENESELLTLALEAFCVRLQIHERKYNARIKQMLAWWATGSNLDARLADMGLERQLLDPGDPAAFPPIAPVYESDDDARLRYYLAPHAPAAGSRMQYRREVFTLGERPAVKVETAAPGEVTVTYTFDPDGHAAQVKDGNGRRTAPGEVMVTVLAREGDGSASEELLDGVRQHFARPDVRPETDRVTVQGAHIKHYKIRVVARINAGPDSGLTKVAAHQQLQAYAQSCHRLEGRVDPSWIDFTLHNAGAIQLEILEPLEPIVTTAFEAPWCTGVEVEVLTL, encoded by the coding sequence ATGAGCATGTTGATCCCTGGCCAGAACCAGTTGGCCGAACCGTCGATCGTCACCGTCGAAGCGTTCGAGGAGTTGCTCGCCGAGTTCAAGACGTTTGTCGTCGAGTACGTCGGCGCCCGATCTCCCGAGACGGCGGCGAAGCTCAAGGCCAGCCTTGAAAACGAAAGCGAGTTGCTGACCCTGGCGCTTGAGGCGTTTTGCGTTCGCCTGCAAATCCACGAACGCAAATACAACGCCCGCATCAAGCAGATGCTGGCCTGGTGGGCGACCGGCAGCAATCTGGATGCCCGCCTCGCGGACATGGGGCTTGAGCGTCAGTTGCTCGATCCGGGCGATCCGGCGGCGTTCCCGCCGATTGCCCCCGTGTACGAAAGCGACGATGACGCCCGGTTGCGTTACTACCTGGCGCCGCATGCACCGGCCGCCGGTTCGCGGATGCAGTATCGCCGCGAGGTGTTCACCCTCGGCGAGCGTCCTGCGGTGAAGGTGGAAACCGCGGCGCCGGGCGAGGTGACGGTCACGTACACCTTCGACCCGGACGGCCATGCGGCGCAGGTCAAGGACGGCAATGGACGCCGCACGGCACCGGGCGAAGTGATGGTCACGGTGCTTGCCCGGGAAGGCGATGGCAGCGCGTCCGAAGAACTGCTCGACGGTGTGCGCCAGCACTTTGCCCGGCCTGATGTGCGACCGGAAACGGATCGGGTCACGGTGCAGGGCGCCCACATCAAACATTACAAAATCCGCGTCGTCGCGAGGATCAACGCCGGCCCTGATTCGGGGCTGACCAAGGTCGCCGCACACCAGCAACTGCAAGCGTATGCCCAGAGTTGTCATCGGCTGGAAGGGCGGGTCGACCCGAGCTGGATCGACTTCACGCTGCATAACGCCGGCGCGATTCAACTCGAGATTCTCGAACCGCTCGAGCCGATTGTGACGACCGCCTTCGAAGCGCCTTGGTGCACGGGTGTCGAGGTTGAGGTGCTCACGCTATGA
- a CDS encoding Com family DNA-binding transcriptional regulator → MLKDCRCGQCKRLLARVGEYTELQIKCSRCGTLNHVKAASLERSPLSDKEAAHAATSQLA, encoded by the coding sequence ATGTTGAAAGATTGCAGATGTGGACAGTGCAAACGACTTCTCGCCCGGGTGGGTGAGTACACCGAGCTCCAGATCAAATGCTCCCGATGCGGAACATTGAATCATGTGAAGGCCGCGAGCCTTGAGCGATCGCCGTTGAGCGACAAAGAAGCGGCACATGCCGCAACTTCCCAATTGGCATAG
- a CDS encoding LexA family transcriptional regulator — MQKRNVSTVLRALLDQHGISPTELHRRTGVPQSTLSRILSGKIVDPSDKHISKIAEYFAVSTDQLRGRADVAPAVNSGRDELHSELKDISLWDDDTPVDDDEVSVPFLREVELAAGSGRFVIEESERSSLRFGKRSLRHNGVQFDQAKCVTVRGNSMLPVLRDGATVGVNAGKCGIGDIVDGDLYAINHNGQLRVKQLYRLPTGIRLRSFNRDEHPDEDYTFQEIQEEQIVILGHVFWWGMYAR, encoded by the coding sequence ATGCAAAAACGCAATGTTTCTACCGTCTTAAGAGCGCTGCTCGATCAGCACGGGATCTCCCCCACGGAGCTTCACCGTCGCACCGGCGTGCCTCAATCCACTCTCTCGCGAATCCTCAGCGGGAAGATCGTCGATCCTTCGGACAAACACATCTCGAAGATCGCCGAGTACTTCGCCGTGAGCACCGACCAGTTGCGTGGCCGCGCGGATGTCGCGCCCGCCGTCAATTCCGGTCGGGATGAATTGCATTCGGAACTCAAGGACATAAGCCTGTGGGATGACGATACGCCCGTCGATGACGACGAGGTGTCGGTCCCCTTTCTTCGCGAGGTTGAATTGGCTGCTGGATCAGGAAGATTCGTCATCGAAGAAAGCGAGCGCTCTAGCCTGCGCTTCGGCAAGCGCAGCTTGCGCCACAACGGTGTGCAGTTCGACCAGGCGAAATGCGTGACGGTGCGCGGCAACAGCATGTTGCCGGTACTGCGCGACGGCGCCACCGTGGGGGTCAATGCCGGTAAATGCGGGATTGGCGACATCGTCGATGGCGACCTGTATGCCATCAACCACAACGGCCAGCTGCGGGTTAAACAGCTTTATCGCCTGCCGACGGGGATTCGCCTGCGCAGCTTCAATCGCGATGAACATCCGGACGAGGACTACACCTTCCAGGAAATCCAGGAAGAGCAGATTGTCATCCTCGGCCACGTCTTCTGGTGGGGCATGTACGCCCGTTAA
- the fdxA gene encoding ferredoxin FdxA, with product MTFVVTDNCIKCKYTDCVEVCPVDCFYEGPNFLVIHPDECIDCALCEPECPAVAIFSEDEVPEEMQEFIQLNVELAEIWPNITEKKESMPDAEEWDGVKGKIKDLER from the coding sequence ATGACCTTCGTCGTCACCGACAACTGCATCAAGTGCAAGTACACCGACTGCGTAGAAGTCTGTCCGGTGGACTGCTTTTACGAAGGCCCGAACTTCCTGGTGATTCACCCGGATGAGTGCATCGACTGCGCACTGTGCGAACCAGAATGCCCTGCCGTGGCCATCTTCTCTGAAGATGAAGTCCCGGAAGAGATGCAGGAATTCATTCAGCTGAACGTTGAGCTGGCCGAAATCTGGCCGAATATCACCGAGAAGAAAGAATCGATGCCCGATGCCGAAGAGTGGGATGGCGTCAAAGGCAAGATCAAAGACCTCGAACGCTGA
- a CDS encoding peptidoglycan DD-metalloendopeptidase family protein, with translation MSLTVIAQRMGITSFQRLVTGLVLSTLLVGCSSTKSSDVRVVDRNNAVAQRPAVTTGQYVVRPKDTLFSIAFRYGWDYKALAARNNIPTPYTIHPGQTIRFDGRTDSTPAAVVSSSSSSPSSSSKTTVIRRQPNGATTTTTVVAPSVANKPAPAPMPPAGPAPTGWGWPSNGILIGKFSSNGSLNKGIDIAGDLGQPVLAASDGTVVYAGSGLRGYGELVIIKHSDTYVSAYGHNRRLLVREGQQVKVGQTIAEMGSTGTDRVKLHFEIRRQGKPVDPLQFLPRR, from the coding sequence GTGAGTCTCACAGTCATTGCGCAGCGAATGGGTATAACGAGCTTTCAGCGCCTGGTGACTGGCCTTGTCTTGAGTACCTTGCTGGTCGGTTGTTCCAGCACCAAATCGAGCGACGTGCGCGTCGTCGATCGCAACAACGCCGTCGCCCAGCGTCCGGCAGTGACCACGGGTCAGTACGTGGTTCGACCTAAAGACACCCTGTTCTCGATCGCCTTTCGCTACGGGTGGGACTACAAAGCCCTCGCGGCGCGCAACAACATTCCTACGCCATACACGATACATCCGGGTCAGACGATTCGCTTTGACGGTCGCACCGATTCAACGCCGGCGGCGGTGGTCAGTTCGTCCAGTTCATCGCCTTCGTCATCGAGTAAAACCACCGTAATCCGGCGCCAGCCAAATGGCGCAACTACGACGACAACGGTGGTTGCACCGTCCGTCGCCAACAAGCCGGCACCCGCTCCGATGCCTCCGGCAGGCCCGGCCCCGACCGGCTGGGGATGGCCTTCTAATGGCATCTTGATTGGAAAATTCTCTTCAAACGGTAGTTTGAATAAAGGAATTGATATCGCCGGAGATTTGGGACAGCCTGTTTTAGCTGCGTCTGATGGGACGGTGGTATACGCCGGGAGTGGCTTAAGGGGCTACGGCGAATTAGTCATCATCAAACACAGCGATACCTACGTCAGTGCCTACGGTCACAACCGCAGGCTGTTGGTTCGGGAGGGGCAGCAGGTCAAGGTCGGACAGACAATTGCCGAAATGGGGTCAACGGGTACAGACCGGGTGAAACTGCATTTTGAGATTCGCCGACAAGGTAAACCTGTAGATCCGCTGCAGTTCCTGCCACGTCGTTGA
- a CDS encoding phage baseplate protein, translating to MIGIDRNTGAAVDDWPQFVQRATRALTTPLGTRQKRPLYGSMIPDLLGRNLGDDLLILAQSHAAQAFYNEQNGISDFQPQVIVAGRQGAGLVLRFAGTWKNRNQTFEVVT from the coding sequence ATGATCGGAATCGATAGAAACACCGGGGCGGCGGTCGACGACTGGCCGCAATTCGTGCAGCGCGCAACCCGGGCGCTGACCACGCCGTTGGGCACCCGACAGAAGCGTCCTTTGTACGGCTCGATGATCCCGGACCTGCTGGGCCGCAACCTCGGCGACGACCTGCTGATTCTTGCCCAGAGCCATGCGGCGCAGGCGTTTTACAACGAACAGAACGGCATCAGTGATTTCCAGCCGCAGGTCATTGTCGCCGGCCGGCAAGGTGCCGGGCTTGTACTGCGATTTGCCGGCACCTGGAAAAACCGCAATCAGACCTTCGAGGTGGTGACATGA
- a CDS encoding phage baseplate assembly protein V: MFDALLRQQLGPIIERLAEMEAELEDLHRRTDSLCRIGVCQEVDAASNTCRVIHGELLTPAIRFFNPSAGAQSESRIPSVGEQCLLLNHGGGEGSAQSVALFGLNGDRFPPASTQASLTRRLYLDGTESGYDDARHALHWKNGPAAFNGSREALELNLGPASLAITPEAIELQLGAVGLRLDASGVHLSGPVVDHQGRVISTA, encoded by the coding sequence ATGTTCGATGCACTGTTACGTCAGCAACTCGGCCCGATCATCGAACGCCTGGCCGAGATGGAGGCAGAGCTGGAAGATTTGCACCGGCGAACCGACAGCTTGTGTCGCATCGGCGTGTGCCAGGAAGTCGATGCGGCGAGTAATACGTGCCGGGTCATTCACGGGGAATTGCTGACCCCGGCCATCCGCTTTTTCAACCCCAGCGCCGGGGCGCAAAGCGAATCGCGGATCCCCTCGGTCGGCGAGCAATGCCTGTTGCTGAACCATGGCGGCGGCGAGGGCAGCGCCCAATCCGTGGCGTTGTTCGGACTCAACGGCGATCGTTTTCCACCCGCTTCGACACAGGCTTCGCTGACGCGTCGCCTCTATCTGGACGGTACGGAAAGCGGCTACGACGACGCCCGTCACGCCTTGCACTGGAAGAACGGCCCGGCGGCGTTCAACGGCTCTCGCGAAGCGCTCGAGTTGAATCTCGGCCCGGCGAGCCTCGCGATCACGCCTGAAGCCATCGAACTGCAACTGGGCGCGGTCGGCTTGCGACTCGACGCTTCCGGTGTGCACCTGAGCGGCCCGGTGGTGGATCACCAGGGACGCGTCATCAGTACCGCATAA
- a CDS encoding protein-L-isoaspartate(D-aspartate) O-methyltransferase, translated as MTSQRTRERLIQRLYEEGISNAKVLEVIRRTPRHLFVDEALAHRAYEDTALPIGNNQTISQPYMVARMSELLLEAGPLDKVMEIGTGSGYQTAILSQLVERVFSVERIKVLQDRAKERLVDLNLRNVVFRWGDGWEGWPALAPYNGIIVTAVATDVPQALLDQLAPGGRLVIPVGSGEVQQLMLIIREEHGFSRRVLGAVRFVPLLNGPLA; from the coding sequence ATGACCTCGCAACGCACTCGCGAGCGTCTGATCCAGCGGTTGTATGAGGAAGGCATTTCCAACGCCAAGGTGCTGGAAGTGATCCGCCGCACGCCGCGTCACCTGTTCGTCGACGAGGCGCTGGCCCACCGCGCCTATGAAGACACGGCGCTGCCGATCGGCAACAACCAGACGATCTCCCAGCCCTACATGGTGGCCCGCATGAGCGAGCTGCTGCTGGAAGCGGGCCCGCTGGACAAGGTGATGGAAATCGGTACGGGATCGGGCTATCAGACCGCGATCCTGTCGCAACTGGTCGAGCGGGTTTTTTCCGTCGAGCGCATCAAGGTTCTGCAGGACCGGGCCAAGGAACGCCTGGTCGACCTCAACCTGCGCAACGTGGTCTTCCGCTGGGGCGATGGCTGGGAAGGCTGGCCCGCGCTGGCACCGTACAACGGCATCATCGTGACGGCGGTGGCGACGGATGTGCCTCAGGCATTGCTCGACCAGTTGGCGCCCGGAGGGCGACTGGTGATACCGGTCGGGTCGGGTGAGGTTCAACAGTTGATGCTGATCATCCGTGAAGAACACGGGTTTTCCAGGCGTGTTCTGGGGGCGGTACGTTTCGTTCCATTGCTCAACGGGCCTCTGGCCTGA